GCAATGGAACTTAGAAGCAAAGGAACTGTTTGTCCAACTGTAACCGATATTAACGGAGTGATATTGGGAATATTAGGGAAAGACATTTTTGAATTCTCCTTTCAAGCTTTGTTTTATTTAACAACACTTTTATAATTCTATATAGAATATTCATATAGTGATAAAAGGACTAGGTTGTATTCCTAGGGCAAACGATGATTTTATTGCCGAAGGCCATGCTTATTTTAGTAATTTTGCTGCTCTCCTTAGTAGTGATGCTCAAGCCTATTTTAGAGGATTACCATGGAAAAACTCTCCTCACTTTTAAGTTTAAAGAGTTTAGGATTGTGAAAAATTGTACTAAAGTTACGGGTGCGTTAATTGATTAACGCATTTTTTTGTTGAAGTTATTATACGAACGTTTCAGGATTGTTTAATAAAAATTGAAAAGTAGGAAATACTAATACCTTAAATTTAGAATAGAATTGAGGCAAAAAATTGGTATTTTTGATACGTTTAGTAATTGTCCTAATCTTGTTAAATTGTTACCCAATGCCTTCTTTCAGGTGACAGCGTGACAGAAAGTTCAAGAACTGACGGTTTTTGCTACATTAGCCAGCAATTTGTTTTGATTTATAAATACTCCTTTACAAGAATATTCTCTGTGTGTGGTATATTGAATCAGAAGAAAAAGTTTATTATATAAAAGGGGTTGAAATAGAAATTATGAACGAAGAGGTTACGAACTTTATTTAGAATTTGGGAACACCTTGGCAAATTGAACTCTCTAACCGTTTGAGAGAGATGGTCCACCAAACCATACCCATGGTTGAAGAGCGTATTCAATACAAGAAGCCTCATTTTCTGAAGAACGGTCACTATGCAGCGGTGATTTCCCCATCGAAGAATGCGATCGCTTTCATGATTATGAATGCGAAAGGACTAGAATTCCTGAAGGGCTTCGAGGGTCCGGAGGAACGCAAGTGGATCAAAATTAAAGAGGGAGATACTCCTGACTACACACTACTATCTACTCTGCTCACTCAGGCCACCGAATCACTCCAGTGAAGCTTGAGCATTTGGATCAATACTTGGTGATTCAGAAATAATGAAAAAAAAATAAAAACTGATCAATTAACTATCAAGACCCCTGTCTAAATAGTAAAAAGTAATTTGACAGAGGTCTTTTCTTTGTTCAAATCCTTACATGAATGTTAATAATTAAGATATGGACTCCCTAATCACGGAAATTTTAATACACCGTTTCTGTCCATTTCACATTTTCACTTATTGTAACGCGTCCGTTGTAATAAAAAATAGTAGTGTAGGATTTTTTTATTTAGATCTTTAGCAGTCGGGCGCTTATCTTTAATAAGAGGGCGTCTTTTTGTAATGCCTCAACACATTTAAGAGATTGATCTTGTAGGGTAATGAAAAGATTGTGAAGATTTCCACTTAAACTATTGGGTGCGTTAGTTTAAGACTAGAGGGGCTGCTCTAATGAAGATAATTGGAGAAGATAATGTGAAGATAGATATGGTATTTGATTATGAGATAGGTAATGATTTAACTTCAAATATACAAGAATTGTTAAGCGAATGTTTTCAAGAAGACTTTCCAAAAAACAGAATTTATTTCAAACAATTACCTCATTTTAGATTTGTAGTTTTTAACGACAAAAATCAACTTGTAGGACAGGTAGGAATAGATTACAGAGTGATGAATCTTAACGGAAATCCTATAAGAGTGCTTGGTCTAATTGATTTATGTGTCACCCAAAACACTCGCTCACAGGGGATAGGTTCGATGTTACTTTTAAAAATTGAACAGTTTTGTTGCAATAGAAATATTGATTTTTTATTGTTATTTGCTGACAACAAAACGTTGTATTTAAAAAATGGGTACAAGTCAGTTACGAACAAATGTAAATGGTTAAAAATTGACCATATAAGTCAAATTACAAGGGATATAGGTTATGAAGTAATTGATGGATTAATGATTAAAGAAGTTGGTAAGTCTGGTTGGAGCGAAGGAGATCTAGATTTTTTAGGCTATCTTTATTAAGCTACCATGAAAATTAACTTCTGTGACATTCGAAAAATGGCAATACTTAAATAGACGCAGCTCATTCATCTTTTTAAAAGGGGAGAGCGTCTGATCTTTGGTGGTTATATATTTGTTTAGTGGATTAGGAAGCCTCTGTTATTGTAACTGTATAACCTAAGTTTTCTAGTCTTCGAACCGAATGGCGTACAATTGAAACCTGTCTTTGTTTATCGAAGTAGTCTTCGCCTAAGTCTACATACATTTCTTTTCTAGTTAACAGGTAATATGCGATTCGCAATATCGCATGGGCAACTACTATAGCTGCTCTTTTTTTGCCTTTTCGTCCTGCTGTTCGACGATACAATGCACCAAGATAGTTTTTTGAACCCCTGACTGATTGAGCTGCTTCAGTTAATGCTGATCTTAAATACTTATTTCCTTTTTTAGTTTTAGTTGATTTTCTTTTCCCAGCACTTTCATTATGTCCAGGTACTAGGGCTGCCCATGAACAAAGATGAGCCGCAGTTGGAAATTGTTTTTTAACATCAGTACCGATTTCAGCTAGGATTTGTTCAGCCATTCTTCTGGCGATTCCAGGAATCGAATCCAGTCTTTCAATATCTTCTTCATAAGAGCTAACTCGTTTGGCTATCTCTTGATCTAACATTTCAATTTGCTCAGTTAGGAAATCAATGTGAGTTAAAATCGTTTTGAGCATTAATCGTTGATGTGGGTTAACATAGCCCTGAAGTGCTAATTCAAGTTCTTCTTTTTTCTTTTTCATTGTACGACGAGCGAAGTTTGCTAGTTTCTCAGGATCATCCTCGCCATCGGCTATAGCTCGAAGCATATCCTTTGAGGAAACACCCATAATATCAGATACAACTGAACCGAGTTTGATATTGGCTCCTTCTAAAACTTTTTGAACCCGATTATGTTGTCTTGCACGTTCTTCTATAATACTACGGCGATAACGGACAAGTTCTCGAAGTTCCCTTTGAGTCCGATTTGGAATGAAACTAGCTTTGAGTAAACCATGGCGAAGAAGTTGTGCAATCCATTCGGCATCTTTAACGTCGGTCTTACGACCTGGGAGTGCCTTCATATGTTGGGCGTTCACAACTAAAAACTCAATTCCTTCAGATTCTAGTAGATTAACAATAGGTTTCCAATAAACACTTGTACTTTCCATTGCGACATGGGTGCATTGATGTTCCTTAACCCAGTCTATTAACTTGAGTAGAAAAACTGTTTTTGTAGAAAACGTTTGAATCTCCTTTCCATCAGGTGTCAAAATACACGCAGTGATATTATCCTTATGAACATCCATACCACATGCTCTTTCAATGATTACATCCATTGAAGTTCTTCCTTTCTAGGCTTGTAAGATTGGGGGCTGGTGCAACAATCAGAATAAGGATTAATCTACCATGAGTGCTTCCCGTAAGGGAGCGACAGTTTGTGATGCACCATGGTCGTTGGAGTCAGACTAACGGATGGGCTCTAACGCACCAAACTTAAACGACCTTCCTCTCCCAGCCTTAGAACAAGTATGGACGGATTCAATACATTTTCATTCTTTGTGGTGAAGAGCTTTTTTTTAGCGATTCATGGATGGCTAACGGGTCCGATAGCTGAATTGGGAGTTGTCGATACGGCAGCTCTTATTGCTTATTGTGCTAACGGGGCAGGTGTGCGGCCGAGCATAGGTCGTATCATATAGCGGGTGGGATTCCCGTCGAGTAAGAACTAGCCATTCGCTCGTAGCGAGTCTTGAAGGACTAAAGGTAACTTTAGTCTTTAAGCGTAGACAGTTAGGTGGCGGGCCGAAAGCCCAAGGGTTGAAGGGATTGAGCTCCATAATGTTAGAAAATCGAGAGGGCTGATGACATACCTGCGTTCAGAAAGCTACATTTTATCTTTCGTTAATGGCAAGAAGGGTAAAACCTCTCTGGGGTCAGAGACCTTGGCACGTTACACATTGATATGATACGGCAACTCGGGAGACCCTACCGGTCTTTTCTTATTTTAATAGAAGAGTATGGTCTACAAGTGATAAAAAGCGAGGAAACCAAATGCCGTGTAGGGAGTCGGATAGCAGCGTAGTACCAATGAAGTTGGGTAATGCCGATGGAGGAAAGGCTAGCTACCAGTTATCACCCTTACTAGGGACACATTTACTACACACAGAGGTAGGTATAAATAAATGGAAACAAAACTACTAAGGATAGCAGAATTAGCAAAATCTAATCCTAAAATGAAATTTACATCTCTTGCACATCTTTTAGATAAGGAAGCATTAATTCAATGCCATCTTGAACTACCCAATAAGAAGGCAACTGGGATTAACGGTACTACTAAAGAGCAATACGATGAAAGTTTAGAAGAAAACATAGAGGACTTAGTAAGTAGGCTCAAAAGCAAAAGTTATCGTCCTGTTCCAGTAAGACGAATGTATATCCCAAAGCTCAACTCAAACAAGATGAGACCATTGGGAATACCGGAACAAGAAGATAAAATTGTTCAAAAAGGCATTACGAAAATACTAAATGCCATCTATGAAAATGACTTTCTAGACTGCTCATTTGGGTTCCGTCCAAATAGAAACTGCCACGATGCACTGAAAATACTGAATCATTATATTGAGAAGAGAGCAATAAGCTATGTAGTAGATGTAGATATTAAAGGCTTCTTTGATAACGTTGACCACAAATGGATGATGGAATTCTTGAAACTCCGAATCACTGACACTAACCTACTGAGACTAATCAGCAGGTTTCTTAAAGGTGGATACATGGAGGAAGGTAAGAAATACAAGACAGACAATGGTACACCGCAAGGTGGAGTGATATCTCCGATATTAGCCAATGTCTATCTCCATTACGTTCTTGATCTATGGTTTGAAAAAGTGGTTAAGAAACAATGTAAAGGCCAGGCGTATATAGTAAGATACGCAGATGATTTTGTTTGTTGTTTTCAGAATAAAAGTGAAGCCGAGCAATTCTTTC
This Neobacillus sp. YX16 DNA region includes the following protein-coding sequences:
- a CDS encoding DUF1801 domain-containing protein; translation: MGTPWQIELSNRLREMVHQTIPMVEERIQYKKPHFLKNGHYAAVISPSKNAIAFMIMNAKGLEFLKGFEGPEERKWIKIKEGDTPDYTLLSTLLTQATESLQ
- a CDS encoding GNAT family N-acetyltransferase, with protein sequence MKIIGEDNVKIDMVFDYEIGNDLTSNIQELLSECFQEDFPKNRIYFKQLPHFRFVVFNDKNQLVGQVGIDYRVMNLNGNPIRVLGLIDLCVTQNTRSQGIGSMLLLKIEQFCCNRNIDFLLLFADNKTLYLKNGYKSVTNKCKWLKIDHISQITRDIGYEVIDGLMIKEVGKSGWSEGDLDFLGYLY
- a CDS encoding IS110 family transposase, whose product is MDVIIERACGMDVHKDNITACILTPDGKEIQTFSTKTVFLLKLIDWVKEHQCTHVAMESTSVYWKPIVNLLESEGIEFLVVNAQHMKALPGRKTDVKDAEWIAQLLRHGLLKASFIPNRTQRELRELVRYRRSIIEERARQHNRVQKVLEGANIKLGSVVSDIMGVSSKDMLRAIADGEDDPEKLANFARRTMKKKKEELELALQGYVNPHQRLMLKTILTHIDFLTEQIEMLDQEIAKRVSSYEEDIERLDSIPGIARRMAEQILAEIGTDVKKQFPTAAHLCSWAALVPGHNESAGKRKSTKTKKGNKYLRSALTEAAQSVRGSKNYLGALYRRTAGRKGKKRAAIVVAHAILRIAYYLLTRKEMYVDLGEDYFDKQRQVSIVRHSVRRLENLGYTVTITEAS
- the ltrA gene encoding group II intron reverse transcriptase/maturase, with protein sequence METKLLRIAELAKSNPKMKFTSLAHLLDKEALIQCHLELPNKKATGINGTTKEQYDESLEENIEDLVSRLKSKSYRPVPVRRMYIPKLNSNKMRPLGIPEQEDKIVQKGITKILNAIYENDFLDCSFGFRPNRNCHDALKILNHYIEKRAISYVVDVDIKGFFDNVDHKWMMEFLKLRITDTNLLRLISRFLKGGYMEEGKKYKTDNGTPQGGVISPILANVYLHYVLDLWFEKVVKKQCKGQAYIVRYADDFVCCFQNKSEAEQFFHSLKARLKKFNLEIAEDKTKIIPFGRFAEKNAKRDGIGKPGTFDFLGFTHYCGISKHGKFRVKRKTSRKKVQGKLKGTKEWLKNNRNKDIHMIMDRFKRSLIGYYNYYCITDNTQTVNNFKEKIECLLYKWLNRRSQRKSFTWDKFRLFLNKYPLPSPRIKVNIYDLRKEISYIL